Proteins from a genomic interval of Kribbella aluminosa:
- a CDS encoding MFS transporter, which yields MTLEAGQAAVATREASGAVGTVEAPRRARWIDVWDPEDATFWAGKGRAVARRNLWPSIFAEFLGFSVWQLWSIVVVSMPKAGFSYDTNQLFWLVALPSLVGATLRLPYTFAVPRFGGRNWTTVSALLLLIPTAGLAYFMTQPHTPFWLMALVAGTAGVGGGNFASSMTNISFFYPEKEKGFALGVNAAGGNLGVAVVQLVVPIVIVAGAGLALNRSGLMWLPLIVLAAVWAWKAMTNLSVANSSFRTSIAAAKRPHTWVISFLYIGTFGSFIGFGAAFPLLIKTTFPDVTPAHYAFLGALVGSIARPFGGRLADRVGGAWVTVCSFVVMGLGIVSAIFSLKAGSFPAFLASFLVLFVASGIANGSTYRMIPAVFRLTTADDPGRARREAAACIGIASAVGAYGGFLVPRGFAMSTSHFGSLIPALYVFCGFYVLCLVVTYFCYLRKGGPLSQERV from the coding sequence ATGACGCTCGAGGCAGGACAAGCGGCTGTCGCCACCCGCGAAGCAAGTGGCGCGGTCGGTACGGTCGAGGCCCCGCGACGCGCGCGCTGGATCGACGTCTGGGATCCCGAGGACGCCACGTTCTGGGCCGGGAAGGGCCGTGCGGTCGCCCGCCGGAACCTCTGGCCCTCGATCTTCGCCGAGTTCCTCGGCTTCTCCGTCTGGCAACTGTGGAGCATCGTCGTGGTCTCGATGCCCAAGGCGGGCTTCAGCTACGACACGAACCAGCTGTTCTGGTTGGTCGCGCTGCCGAGCCTGGTCGGCGCGACGCTGCGGCTGCCGTACACGTTCGCCGTACCGCGGTTCGGCGGGCGGAACTGGACCACGGTTTCCGCCTTGCTGCTGCTGATCCCGACGGCGGGACTGGCGTACTTCATGACGCAGCCGCACACGCCGTTCTGGCTGATGGCCCTGGTCGCGGGGACCGCGGGCGTCGGCGGCGGAAACTTCGCCAGCAGCATGACGAACATCTCCTTCTTCTACCCCGAGAAGGAAAAGGGTTTCGCGCTCGGCGTGAATGCTGCCGGCGGGAACCTCGGGGTCGCGGTCGTCCAGCTCGTGGTGCCGATCGTGATCGTCGCCGGTGCCGGCCTGGCGCTGAACCGGTCCGGCCTGATGTGGCTGCCGCTGATCGTCCTGGCCGCAGTCTGGGCCTGGAAGGCGATGACGAACCTGTCGGTGGCGAACTCGTCGTTCCGTACGTCGATCGCCGCGGCGAAGCGGCCGCACACGTGGGTGATCTCGTTCCTCTACATCGGGACGTTCGGGTCGTTCATCGGGTTCGGGGCGGCGTTCCCGCTGCTGATCAAGACCACGTTCCCGGACGTCACACCGGCGCACTACGCGTTCCTGGGCGCGCTGGTCGGGTCGATTGCGCGGCCGTTCGGCGGCAGGCTGGCCGACCGGGTCGGCGGCGCGTGGGTGACCGTCTGCTCGTTCGTGGTGATGGGGCTCGGGATCGTCTCCGCGATCTTCTCCCTCAAGGCGGGGAGCTTTCCGGCGTTCCTGGCGAGTTTCCTGGTGCTGTTCGTGGCCAGCGGGATCGCGAACGGGTCGACGTACCGGATGATTCCGGCGGTCTTCCGGCTCACCACCGCGGACGACCCGGGCCGGGCCCGGCGGGAGGCCGCGGCCTGTATCGGAATCGCGTCCGCGGTCGGCGCGTACGGCGGTTTCCTCGTACCGCGGGGTTTCGCGATGTCGACGAGCCACTTCGGCTCGCTGATCCCGGCGCTGTACGTGTTCTGCGGGTTCTACGTGCTGTGCCTCGTGGTGACGTACTTCTGCTACCTGCGCAAGGGTGGCCCGCTCAGCCAGGAGCGCGTGTGA
- a CDS encoding molybdopterin oxidoreductase family protein: protein MTAVPTHCPYCALQCATTLHPVEGPGAVEVRPRAFPTNRGGLCRKGWTAPDVLTVPDRLTVPLVRNAAGELEETSWDDALDFVASRIKSLQAAHGRDSVAVFGGGGLTNEKAYALGKFARVALRTANVDYNGRFCMSSAAAATNRAFGIDRGLPFPLADLGGADAVLLVGSNLAETMPPAVAHLQGARGAGGLLVVDPRRSATAGLTDDENGIHLQPTPGTDLALLLALTHVVLQESLADNVFLGERVDDPDLLIRSTASWWPERAERMTGVPAATIRRAARVLAAAAPVHGGAGAFILTGRGAEQHTKGTDTVTACINLALVLGLPGRVGSGYGCITGQGNGQGGREHGQKADQLPGYRSIADPAARSHIAQVWGVAAEELPGPGKSAVELINALGTADGPRALLVHGSNLLVSAPNLASVRERLSALELLVVADVVPSETALLADVVFPVTQWAEEEGTMTSLEGRVLRRRAAVAAPGEVRSDLAVFAGLAERLGIPRFSADPAEVFEELRRASAGGKADYSGITWARLDAGEALFWPVPSEGHPGTPRLFADGFATPDGRAHVVPVDHRPVADDLSGQAPLYLVTGRLLQHYQSGAQTRRVPELVAAEPEVFAEIHPRVAAQLGIGDGRPVRLRTARGSMVLPARITPDVRPDTVFVPFHFGGAEAVNELTNDALDPVSRMPEFKACAVQVTAAELGATGVPA from the coding sequence GTGACAGCTGTTCCGACTCACTGCCCGTACTGCGCTCTGCAGTGCGCGACCACGCTGCACCCGGTCGAAGGGCCGGGTGCGGTGGAGGTGCGACCGCGGGCCTTCCCGACCAACCGAGGTGGGTTGTGCCGGAAGGGCTGGACGGCTCCCGACGTACTCACGGTGCCGGACCGGCTCACCGTGCCGCTCGTCCGCAACGCTGCGGGCGAACTGGAGGAGACCAGTTGGGACGACGCACTGGACTTCGTCGCGTCGCGGATCAAGTCGTTGCAGGCCGCGCACGGGCGGGACTCGGTTGCGGTGTTCGGCGGCGGTGGGCTGACCAACGAGAAGGCGTACGCGCTGGGGAAGTTCGCACGGGTCGCGCTGCGAACGGCGAACGTGGACTACAACGGACGGTTCTGTATGTCGTCCGCGGCGGCCGCGACGAACCGGGCGTTCGGGATCGACCGGGGGCTGCCGTTCCCGCTGGCGGATCTCGGCGGCGCGGACGCAGTACTGCTGGTCGGCAGCAACCTCGCGGAAACGATGCCGCCGGCGGTCGCGCATCTGCAGGGCGCCAGGGGCGCGGGTGGACTTCTGGTCGTCGACCCGCGCCGCTCGGCCACCGCAGGCCTGACCGACGACGAGAACGGCATCCACCTCCAGCCAACCCCCGGGACGGACCTGGCCCTGCTCCTCGCCCTGACCCACGTAGTCCTCCAGGAAAGCCTTGCGGACAACGTATTCCTGGGCGAACGGGTCGATGACCCTGACCTGCTGATTCGTTCGACTGCCTCCTGGTGGCCGGAGCGCGCCGAGCGGATGACCGGCGTACCAGCTGCGACCATCCGGCGTGCGGCGCGGGTACTCGCGGCGGCTGCTCCGGTGCACGGTGGCGCGGGCGCGTTCATCCTGACCGGACGTGGGGCTGAGCAGCACACCAAGGGCACCGACACGGTGACGGCATGTATCAACCTCGCGCTGGTGCTCGGGTTGCCCGGGCGGGTGGGAAGCGGGTACGGCTGCATCACCGGGCAGGGCAACGGGCAGGGCGGGCGTGAGCACGGGCAGAAGGCGGATCAGCTGCCTGGCTACCGGAGCATCGCGGACCCGGCAGCGCGTTCGCATATCGCGCAGGTTTGGGGGGTTGCCGCTGAGGAGTTGCCGGGGCCCGGGAAGAGTGCGGTTGAGCTGATCAACGCTTTGGGTACGGCGGACGGGCCGCGGGCGTTGCTGGTGCACGGGAGCAACCTGCTCGTGTCGGCGCCGAACCTCGCGTCCGTCCGGGAGCGGCTGTCCGCGCTGGAGTTGTTGGTGGTCGCGGATGTCGTGCCGTCGGAAACGGCATTGCTGGCGGACGTGGTCTTTCCGGTGACGCAGTGGGCCGAGGAGGAAGGCACGATGACGTCCCTCGAAGGGCGGGTACTGCGGCGGCGCGCCGCGGTCGCCGCACCGGGCGAGGTACGGAGCGATCTCGCGGTCTTCGCGGGGCTCGCGGAAAGACTCGGGATCCCGAGGTTTTCCGCGGATCCGGCCGAGGTGTTCGAGGAACTGCGCCGGGCGAGTGCCGGCGGCAAGGCCGACTACTCGGGGATCACCTGGGCGCGGCTGGACGCGGGCGAGGCGCTGTTCTGGCCGGTTCCGTCCGAAGGGCATCCGGGGACGCCGCGGTTGTTCGCCGACGGGTTCGCGACGCCGGACGGGCGGGCGCACGTCGTACCGGTCGATCACCGCCCGGTCGCGGACGACCTGAGCGGGCAGGCCCCGCTGTACCTGGTGACCGGGCGGTTGCTGCAGCACTACCAGAGCGGCGCGCAGACCCGGCGGGTGCCGGAACTGGTGGCGGCCGAGCCGGAGGTGTTCGCGGAGATCCACCCGCGGGTGGCGGCGCAGCTGGGGATCGGCGACGGGCGTCCGGTACGGCTGCGGACCGCGCGCGGGTCGATGGTGCTGCCGGCCCGGATCACGCCGGACGTCCGGCCGGACACCGTTTTCGTACCGTTCCACTTCGGCGGGGCGGAAGCGGTCAATGAGCTCACGAACGACGCGCTGGACCCGGTGTCGCGGATGCCGGAGTTCAAGGCGTGTGCGGTGCAGGTGACGGCCGCCGAGCTCGGCGCGACGGGGGTGCCGGCATGA
- the nirB gene encoding nitrite reductase large subunit NirB codes for MRVVIIGGGMAGRRLAELLPSYDVTVLADEPSYNRSRLTEYVAGRAEVAVGNEPVVGAVGVDRVRRVVVGADGAEYPYDRLVFATGAVPVVPPGVEGGLVLRSVDDARAVVAAAGAARRAVVLGGGVLGVETACALRERGVAVTLVHDGETLLDKSIRSSAGRRLTRAVRGLGVEVLLNSQLSKTQLKNNRFHALHLRNGHQVYGDLLVVACGVQPRTELAAGLTVHDGIVVDNTFASPDDPTIHAIGDCAELAGVVAGTVASAWSHAEQLAAHLHAPAPPALPEEETDAPPPTALGMGASGGAGVEVVRVTAGGLDVLVMGDKDEVGEVVRLEDRERYVRAVLRDGVVRAAVAVGAPEVAAELVLLADRGTPVVADGLLGTPNEVPQKKMATVCRCNGVTRVAIEAAWRGGADSVAGIAATTRATTGCGSCTGAVGELLDRFRRGETEPVPSRRATMAELNKAKHVVVVGGGMVAHRLVEAIRQRDTTVEYRITVYAEEPRLPYDRVALTSYFSGRDPQDLSLGDPDLWDDPAVNLRKGVKITAIDTTAKTVTTVRGDQVGYDELVLATGSAAFVPPVKNNDAQGCFVYRTIDDVAALRVYVERLKSEGKQVNGVVVGGGLLGLEAAGALRALGAATKVVEFAPRLMPLQVDEGGGAALSRLITALDVDVLTETACQRVKLTSQGAARAMAVADGPDLPADVVVFATGVRPRDELGRDAGLEIGERGGVIVDEACRTSVPGVWAIGEVACIDGRVWGLIAPGYTMAEIVADRLLGGVATFPGADTSTKLKLLGVDVASFGDAFGTTEGALDIVYADPVAGVYKKLVLSDDARTLLGGILVGDASAYSGLRPMVGRELGADPAAFLLPEGAAPVQLELPDDAPVCSCNNVSAGTIRCAVRDEGCTDIKSVCGKTRAGTSCGSCLPIVKNLLNSELTKAGVEVSKALCEHFALSRAELFDAVRVTELRTFSEIVERHGTGRGCDICKPVVASILASIDPAGHVLDGERATLQDTNDHVMANMQKDGTYSVVPRIPGGEITPEGLITIGEVARDFGLYTKITGGQRVDLFGARIEQLPAIWKRLVEAGFESGHAYGKALRTVKSCVGSTWCRYGVQDSVGMAIALELRYRGLRSPHKLKLGVSGCARECAEARGKDVGVIATEKGWNLYVGGNGGMTPRHAELLASDLSDEELFRTVDRFLMYYIRTGDRLQRTSVWMREIGLDQVRDVVLNDSLGIAADLDAAMARHVDSYVDEWRATLDDPDKLARFVSFVNAPDQPDADLRYVVERNQPRPATPAERGQLEPVLLAGPRLEVRR; via the coding sequence ATGAGGGTCGTGATCATCGGCGGCGGGATGGCCGGGCGACGGCTGGCCGAGCTGTTGCCGTCGTACGACGTGACCGTGCTGGCGGACGAGCCGTCGTACAACCGTTCCCGGCTGACCGAGTACGTCGCCGGGCGGGCCGAGGTTGCCGTCGGCAACGAGCCGGTGGTGGGTGCGGTCGGGGTGGATCGGGTACGGCGGGTTGTCGTCGGGGCTGATGGTGCCGAGTACCCGTACGACCGGTTGGTGTTCGCGACCGGTGCGGTGCCGGTCGTGCCGCCGGGGGTCGAGGGCGGGCTGGTGTTGCGTTCCGTCGACGATGCGCGGGCCGTGGTCGCGGCGGCGGGAGCGGCGCGGCGGGCCGTCGTACTGGGCGGCGGGGTACTCGGCGTGGAAACCGCTTGCGCACTGCGCGAACGCGGCGTCGCGGTCACGCTGGTCCACGACGGGGAAACCCTGCTCGACAAGTCCATCCGATCGTCGGCCGGCCGTCGGCTGACCCGTGCGGTACGCGGACTCGGTGTCGAGGTGCTCCTCAACTCCCAACTCTCCAAGACTCAGCTGAAGAACAACCGCTTCCATGCCCTGCACCTGCGGAACGGCCACCAGGTCTACGGCGACCTGCTGGTTGTCGCCTGCGGCGTCCAGCCCCGCACGGAACTGGCCGCCGGACTGACAGTCCACGACGGAATCGTCGTAGACAACACCTTCGCCAGCCCGGACGACCCCACCATCCACGCAATCGGCGACTGCGCCGAACTCGCAGGAGTTGTTGCGGGCACCGTCGCGTCGGCGTGGTCCCACGCAGAACAACTGGCTGCCCACCTGCACGCCCCTGCCCCACCAGCACTACCCGAGGAGGAGACGGATGCTCCGCCCCCCACAGCGCTGGGGATGGGTGCTTCCGGTGGTGCTGGGGTGGAAGTTGTGCGGGTTACGGCGGGTGGGCTGGATGTGCTGGTGATGGGGGACAAGGACGAAGTTGGCGAGGTCGTTCGGCTCGAGGATCGGGAGCGGTACGTGCGGGCCGTGCTGCGGGACGGGGTGGTGCGGGCTGCAGTGGCTGTGGGGGCTCCGGAGGTTGCGGCGGAGTTGGTGTTGCTGGCGGACCGGGGGACGCCTGTCGTGGCGGACGGGTTGCTTGGTACGCCCAACGAAGTACCGCAGAAGAAGATGGCGACCGTGTGCAGGTGCAACGGCGTCACCAGGGTCGCGATCGAGGCGGCCTGGCGTGGGGGTGCCGACAGTGTCGCCGGCATCGCCGCGACGACGCGGGCGACGACCGGGTGCGGGAGCTGCACCGGCGCCGTCGGCGAACTGCTCGACCGCTTCCGGCGCGGCGAGACCGAACCAGTCCCGAGCAGGAGGGCGACGATGGCAGAGCTGAACAAGGCCAAGCACGTGGTGGTGGTCGGCGGGGGTATGGTCGCGCACCGCCTGGTCGAGGCGATCCGGCAGCGCGACACGACCGTCGAGTACCGGATCACCGTGTACGCCGAGGAGCCCCGGCTCCCGTACGACCGGGTAGCCCTCACCAGCTACTTCTCCGGCCGCGACCCGCAGGACCTGTCGCTCGGCGACCCGGACCTGTGGGACGACCCGGCGGTGAACCTCCGCAAGGGCGTGAAGATCACCGCGATCGACACCACAGCGAAGACCGTGACGACGGTCCGCGGTGACCAGGTCGGGTACGACGAACTCGTCCTGGCGACCGGCTCCGCGGCGTTCGTCCCGCCGGTGAAGAACAACGACGCGCAAGGATGTTTCGTCTACCGCACGATCGACGACGTCGCAGCGCTCCGCGTCTACGTCGAGCGGCTGAAGTCCGAAGGCAAGCAGGTCAACGGGGTCGTCGTCGGCGGCGGCCTGCTCGGCCTGGAGGCAGCCGGTGCGCTCAGAGCCCTCGGCGCCGCGACCAAGGTCGTCGAGTTCGCCCCACGGCTGATGCCCTTGCAGGTCGACGAAGGCGGCGGCGCGGCCCTGTCCCGGTTGATCACCGCCCTCGACGTCGACGTACTCACCGAGACCGCGTGCCAGCGCGTCAAGCTCACCTCGCAAGGTGCCGCCCGCGCGATGGCCGTTGCCGACGGCCCTGATCTGCCCGCCGACGTGGTGGTGTTCGCGACCGGCGTCCGCCCGCGTGACGAGCTCGGCCGCGACGCGGGTCTCGAGATCGGCGAGCGCGGCGGCGTGATCGTGGACGAGGCCTGCCGTACGTCCGTTCCTGGTGTCTGGGCGATCGGCGAAGTCGCGTGCATCGACGGGCGGGTGTGGGGCCTGATCGCCCCGGGCTACACGATGGCCGAGATCGTCGCGGACCGGCTGCTCGGCGGCGTCGCGACGTTCCCCGGCGCGGACACGTCGACGAAGCTGAAGCTGCTCGGCGTCGACGTCGCGAGCTTCGGCGACGCCTTCGGTACGACGGAGGGCGCGCTCGACATCGTGTACGCCGACCCGGTGGCGGGTGTCTACAAGAAGCTCGTGCTGTCCGATGACGCCCGTACCCTGCTCGGCGGCATCCTGGTCGGCGACGCGTCGGCGTACTCCGGACTCCGCCCGATGGTCGGCCGCGAACTCGGCGCCGACCCGGCCGCGTTCCTGCTGCCCGAAGGCGCCGCACCCGTGCAGCTCGAGCTGCCCGACGACGCCCCGGTCTGCTCGTGCAACAACGTGTCGGCAGGCACGATCCGGTGCGCCGTACGCGACGAGGGCTGCACCGACATCAAGTCGGTCTGCGGGAAGACTCGCGCGGGCACCAGTTGTGGATCCTGTCTGCCGATCGTCAAGAACCTCCTGAACTCCGAGCTCACCAAGGCCGGCGTCGAGGTCAGCAAGGCGCTCTGCGAACACTTCGCGCTGTCCCGCGCCGAGCTGTTCGACGCCGTCCGGGTCACCGAGCTGCGCACGTTCAGCGAGATCGTCGAGCGGCACGGCACCGGGCGCGGCTGCGACATCTGCAAGCCCGTGGTGGCGTCGATCCTGGCGAGCATCGACCCGGCCGGGCACGTCCTGGACGGCGAGCGCGCGACGCTGCAGGACACCAACGACCACGTGATGGCGAACATGCAGAAGGACGGCACATACTCCGTCGTCCCCCGCATCCCCGGCGGTGAGATCACACCGGAAGGGCTGATCACGATCGGCGAGGTGGCCCGCGACTTCGGGCTGTACACGAAGATCACCGGTGGGCAGCGCGTCGACCTGTTCGGCGCCCGGATCGAACAACTGCCGGCGATCTGGAAACGGCTGGTGGAGGCCGGCTTCGAGTCCGGGCACGCGTACGGCAAGGCGCTCCGGACCGTGAAGTCGTGCGTCGGTTCCACCTGGTGCCGGTACGGCGTCCAGGACTCGGTCGGGATGGCGATCGCGCTGGAGCTCCGGTACCGCGGGCTGCGCTCGCCGCACAAGCTCAAGCTCGGCGTCTCCGGCTGCGCCCGCGAATGCGCCGAGGCGCGCGGCAAGGACGTCGGCGTGATCGCGACCGAGAAGGGCTGGAACCTGTACGTCGGCGGCAACGGCGGGATGACGCCCCGGCACGCGGAGCTGCTCGCCTCCGACCTGAGCGACGAGGAGCTGTTCCGGACCGTGGACCGTTTCCTCATGTACTACATCCGGACCGGAGACCGCTTACAGCGGACCTCGGTGTGGATGCGGGAGATCGGCCTCGACCAGGTGCGCGACGTCGTACTGAACGACAGCCTCGGGATCGCGGCCGACCTGGACGCCGCGATGGCGCGGCACGTCGACTCGTACGTCGACGAGTGGCGGGCGACGTTGGACGACCCGGACAAGCTGGCCCGGTTCGTGTCGTTCGTGAACGCGCCGGACCAGCCCGACGCCGACCTGCGGTACGTCGTCGAACGCAACCAGCCGCGCCCGGCCACCCCGGCCGAACGCGGGCAGCTGGAGCCGGTGCTGCTGGCCGGTCCCCGATTGGAGGTCCGCCGATGA
- the nirD gene encoding nitrite reductase small subunit NirD, with protein MNVCAFDVLLPERGVAALLGDVQIALFRTHDGEVFAIGNQDPFSGANVMSRGIVGSRGDVPTVASPMFKQVFDLRTGACLDDPSVSLPVYPVTIRDGQVVVGSGDH; from the coding sequence ATGAATGTCTGCGCTTTCGACGTACTGCTGCCGGAGCGCGGCGTGGCCGCGTTGCTCGGCGACGTACAGATCGCGCTGTTCCGCACCCACGACGGCGAGGTGTTTGCCATCGGCAACCAGGACCCGTTCAGCGGGGCGAACGTGATGTCGCGGGGCATCGTCGGCAGCCGCGGCGACGTACCGACGGTGGCGTCGCCGATGTTCAAGCAGGTCTTCGATCTGCGCACCGGGGCGTGCCTGGACGATCCGTCGGTATCGCTGCCGGTGTACCCCGTGACGATCCGCGACGGTCAAGTAGTGGTGGGTTCGGGTGACCACTAG
- a CDS encoding uroporphyrinogen-III synthase — MTTRTGPLSGCTIAITAHRRAEDLIASFERRGAKVLHAPTLQIVPVADDRALLEATRRVIANPPDDVVVTTAVGFRGWVEAADTAGLAAELLGTLEQARILARGPKARGAIRAAGLVEHWSARSETTVEVVEWLRTQGVGGRKIVVQLHGLSDPALQDALRAAGASVRGLEVYRWGPAPDPVVVERMISQVRGGTVDAVVHTSAPGAQAMLDAAALTGQYDELVAALRTGRVLNACVGPVTAGPFVALGLEPLVPDRFRLGALIRSVTDQLTEDNARSIETEFGQLVIRGGAAVLDGVVLPLGPGPRAVLAALVAAGGDVVSRPELLAVLPGAEDVHAVEVTVNRLRTAVGRPELVRTVVRRGYRLAVESAGVPT, encoded by the coding sequence GTGACCACTAGGACCGGCCCGCTGAGCGGCTGCACGATCGCGATCACCGCGCACCGGCGCGCGGAGGACCTGATCGCGTCGTTCGAGCGGCGCGGGGCGAAGGTGCTGCACGCGCCGACGCTGCAGATCGTGCCGGTCGCCGACGACCGCGCGCTGCTCGAGGCCACCCGGCGGGTGATCGCGAACCCGCCGGACGACGTGGTGGTGACGACCGCGGTCGGGTTCCGCGGGTGGGTGGAGGCCGCCGACACCGCCGGTCTGGCGGCGGAGCTGCTCGGCACGCTCGAGCAGGCCCGGATCCTCGCCCGCGGCCCGAAGGCCCGCGGTGCGATCCGGGCGGCCGGGCTGGTCGAGCACTGGTCGGCGAGGTCCGAGACGACGGTCGAGGTCGTCGAGTGGTTACGCACCCAGGGCGTCGGCGGCCGGAAGATCGTCGTACAGCTGCACGGGCTGTCGGATCCCGCGCTGCAGGACGCGTTGCGGGCGGCGGGCGCGTCGGTCCGGGGGCTCGAGGTCTATCGGTGGGGTCCGGCGCCTGACCCGGTGGTGGTGGAGCGGATGATCTCGCAGGTGCGCGGCGGGACCGTGGATGCGGTCGTCCACACCTCCGCTCCGGGTGCGCAGGCGATGCTGGACGCCGCGGCGCTGACCGGGCAGTACGACGAGCTGGTGGCGGCGTTGCGGACCGGGCGGGTGCTGAACGCGTGCGTGGGTCCGGTGACGGCAGGGCCGTTCGTGGCGTTGGGGCTGGAGCCGTTGGTGCCGGATCGTTTCCGGTTGGGGGCGTTGATCCGGAGCGTCACCGATCAGCTCACCGAGGACAACGCGCGGTCGATCGAGACGGAGTTCGGCCAGCTGGTGATCCGCGGCGGCGCGGCGGTGCTGGACGGCGTCGTACTGCCGTTGGGACCTGGGCCGCGGGCCGTGCTCGCCGCGCTGGTCGCCGCCGGTGGGGACGTGGTGTCGCGGCCGGAACTGCTCGCGGTGCTGCCTGGCGCGGAGGATGTGCATGCGGTGGAGGTGACGGTGAACCGCCTGCGTACGGCGGTCGGACGGCCTGAGCTGGTCCGTACGGTGGTGCGGCGCGGGTATCGCCTCGCGGTCGAATCGGCCGGGGTGCCGACATGA
- a CDS encoding sirohydrochlorin chelatase, whose product MTDLIAVAHGTADPCGIRVVHDLVRELAVLRPDLPVSLGFVDLVTPALPSLVRRVTTDAGDAVVVPLLLSSGYHVYVDVAAEARRYPGRVHAAAALGPDPVLVDVLADRLGDLSRIDEVVLAAAGSSDPRALDDCETTAELLGERVGRPVAVGYLSGIGERLPDVLDRIVGRVAVATYLLTPGFFANRVHRLAGGRPVAPPLGADPRLAALALRRYDEARAKAPAGPPRTVSVSACLRRPSRRIVGV is encoded by the coding sequence ATGACCGATCTGATCGCGGTGGCTCACGGTACGGCGGATCCTTGCGGGATCCGGGTGGTGCACGATCTCGTACGGGAGCTGGCTGTGCTGCGGCCGGACCTCCCGGTCTCGCTGGGCTTCGTCGATCTCGTCACGCCCGCCCTGCCGTCGCTGGTCCGGCGGGTCACCACGGACGCCGGCGACGCGGTCGTCGTACCGCTGCTGCTCAGCTCGGGGTATCACGTGTACGTCGACGTCGCGGCCGAGGCCCGGCGCTACCCGGGACGGGTCCACGCGGCGGCTGCGCTGGGGCCGGATCCGGTGCTGGTCGACGTACTGGCGGATCGGCTGGGGGACCTGTCGCGGATCGACGAGGTCGTCCTGGCCGCGGCCGGTTCGTCGGACCCGCGGGCGCTGGACGACTGCGAGACAACAGCCGAACTCCTGGGTGAGCGCGTCGGCCGCCCCGTTGCTGTCGGCTACCTCTCTGGTATCGGTGAACGCCTGCCCGACGTTCTCGACCGGATCGTGGGTCGCGTTGCGGTTGCGACGTACCTGCTGACTCCGGGCTTCTTCGCCAACCGCGTCCACCGCCTGGCAGGCGGTCGCCCGGTCGCACCACCGCTCGGCGCCGATCCGCGGCTGGCCGCGCTCGCCCTCCGCAGGTACGACGAGGCCCGGGCGAAGGCACCCGCCGGACCGCCACGGACAGTGAGCGTGTCTGCTTGCCTCCGGAGGCCCAGCAGGCGCATCGTGGGGGTGTGA
- a CDS encoding DUF5652 family protein yields the protein MSGMRKWDELSPGKQRLIVVGAVVETVLKAVALADLARRPSAQVRGPKPVWAVFLTLFNSVGAAPAAYWLFGRRKT from the coding sequence GTGAGCGGGATGCGGAAGTGGGACGAGCTGAGCCCCGGGAAGCAGCGGCTGATCGTGGTCGGGGCGGTGGTCGAGACCGTGTTGAAGGCCGTCGCGCTGGCGGATCTCGCGCGCCGTCCCTCGGCTCAGGTGCGGGGACCGAAGCCCGTGTGGGCGGTGTTCCTGACGTTGTTCAACTCGGTCGGCGCGGCACCGGCGGCGTACTGGCTGTTCGGGCGGCGCAAGACCTAG
- a CDS encoding SRPBCC family protein, with protein sequence MPEAVHTVRINRSPADVFAYFADGENDPQWRPSVKEISRSGPIGPGSTYRQRIAGPGGRAIPSDYRVTAYEPDSHLAFKVTAGPVRPVGDYRFAPVDDGTEVTFKLSADLSGLKKLLMSKPVQHSMNAEVASLNRAKNILER encoded by the coding sequence ATGCCTGAGGCTGTACACACGGTCCGGATCAACCGGTCGCCGGCAGATGTGTTCGCGTACTTCGCGGACGGCGAGAACGACCCGCAGTGGCGTCCCTCCGTCAAGGAGATCAGCCGCAGCGGCCCGATCGGGCCGGGTTCGACGTACCGGCAACGGATCGCGGGACCGGGCGGCCGGGCGATCCCCTCGGACTACCGCGTGACGGCGTACGAACCCGACAGTCATCTGGCGTTCAAGGTCACCGCGGGGCCGGTGCGCCCGGTCGGGGACTACCGTTTCGCGCCGGTCGACGACGGGACCGAGGTGACGTTCAAGCTCTCCGCGGACCTGTCCGGCCTGAAGAAGCTCCTGATGTCCAAGCCCGTCCAGCACTCGATGAACGCCGAAGTCGCATCCCTCAACCGCGCCAAGAACATCCTCGAGCGCTAG
- a CDS encoding MerR family transcriptional regulator, with the protein MTTWSIAELAAEFEVTLRTIRFYEDRGLLTPERRGTTRVYHPRDRVRLSLILRGKRLGFSLDEIARIVDMYDAEPGEEGQLVYLLDQITHRRQELEQRRRDIEDTLQDLAEVETRCHTDLKALRNGTA; encoded by the coding sequence GTGACAACCTGGTCGATAGCCGAACTGGCCGCCGAGTTCGAGGTCACCCTGCGCACGATCCGCTTCTACGAGGACCGCGGCCTGCTCACCCCCGAACGCCGCGGCACTACCCGCGTCTACCACCCCCGCGACCGCGTCCGCCTCTCCCTCATCCTGCGCGGCAAACGCCTCGGCTTCTCCCTCGACGAGATCGCCAGGATCGTCGACATGTACGACGCCGAACCCGGCGAGGAGGGCCAACTCGTCTACCTCCTCGACCAGATCACCCACCGCCGCCAGGAACTCGAACAACGCCGCCGCGACATCGAAGACACCCTCCAAGACCTCGCCGAAGTAGAAACCCGCTGCCACACCGACCTGAAGGCCCTCCGCAACGGCACAGCGTGA